A section of the Telopea speciosissima isolate NSW1024214 ecotype Mountain lineage chromosome 3, Tspe_v1, whole genome shotgun sequence genome encodes:
- the LOC122655036 gene encoding uncharacterized protein LOC122655036 translates to MSSTPELSETATFLRRKMVKPTEKSNFSQTCNLLSHYLKEKKGNFGDLLSMGVVSSSNLQSKGKPETCNQTLTTMNLLSNLEMSSEEASSFSEEKVAANCNISPMDLFPQHASFAHHHHPSSSVPTTEEAATSRMTMFYAGKVLVFNDFPAEKAREIMFLASNGSSQKLSSSASTSSNDQLNQTNFAISSSNLVPSSGTNQECFQLPARPIISDLPIARKASLHRFLEKRKDRISAKAPYLLVNNSAAKSSKQQADRSKMWFDLMASDASISKQSEIQDKHVWGVSRDETRSFGYFDGSNPQSADPIDAAAWEKQDAQLVSLLVASLSEDLVPLLLDKETSHECWTTLHEAYGSASSTRLMSLHLDMQNLSKKPDESVTSLLRCAKAIANELVASNNTLKPTEFNLHVLQALYDDLQDVVFGILNRPTPPSYTELHGLLLSHESMHAFRKLSVIEAAPSSTPTANIASKHSEWQAAMSDEFNALIRNGTWSLVPRSTSMQNIVGLVKPTTICSVFTIAISQEWPVRPLDVHNAFLHGFLTEEVYMSQPPGYEDSNHLNHLGLLASKTDPSLFILKVGSHVVYVLVYVDDILFTSSDSKQVSILLQRLAAEFSIKDLGDLHFFLSIEATHHKNGLLLSQTRYIRDLPNKAGMIDWIGAAWNTANVQAGSSVAIFGLAAVGLAVAEGARLRGASRIIGIDINPDKFIKETATLLRRNMVRPKEKSNFSQTCNLLSHYLKEKKGSFGDLFSMGVVSSSNLQSKPGKPETCHQTLRTMNLLPNLEISSEEESSVSEEKIAANCNISSMDLFPQHASFAHHHPSSSVPTTEEAATSQMTIFYAGKVLVFNDFPAEKAREVMFLASNGSSQKLSSSASTSSGTNQLNQECFQLPAHPNISDLPIARKASLHRFLEKRKDRISAKAPYLLVNNSATESSKQHADHNKIWFDLMASDASISKQLELQL, encoded by the exons ATGTCGAGCACTCCTGAACTTTCAGAAACGGCAACTTTTCTTCGCCGGAAGATGGTCAAACCGACGGAAAAGTCTAACTTCTCCCAGACCTGTAATCTGTTGAGCCATTatttgaaagagaagaaagggaatTTTGGAGATCTCTTGAGCATGGGAGTCGTCTCTTCTTCCAATCTCCAATCCAAAG GGAAACCAGAAACATGTAATCAAACATTAACGACGATGAATCTGTTATCGAACCTGGAAATGTCATCCGAAGAAGCATCGAGCTTTTCTGAGGAAAAGGTAGCAGCAAATTGTAACATCTCACCCATGGATCTGTTCCCTCAACATGCTAGTTttgctcatcatcatcatccatccTCCTCGGTTCCTACTACCGAAGAAGCTGCAACATCCCGAATGACCATGTTCTACGCTGGAAAAGTGCTTGTGTTCAACGATTTCCCGGCTGAAAAAGCGAGAGAAATCATGTTTCTAGCAAGCAATGGAAGCTCCCAGAAACTCAGTAGCTCTGCATCCACTTCCTCCAATGATCAGCTCAACCAAACCAACTTTGCTATTTCCAGTTCCAATTTGGTTCCTTCCTCTGGAACCAACCAAGAATGCTTTCAGCTACCCGCTCGACCTATAATTTCAG ATCTGCCAATTGCAAGGAAAGCTTCCCTCCACCGGTtcttggagaagagaaaagacagGATTAGTGCGAAAGCACCATACCTTCTCGTAAACAACTCGGCTGCAAAATCTTCCAAACAACAGGCTGATCGTAGCAAGATGTGGTTCGATTTAATGGCTTCCGATGCTTCAATTTCAAAGCAATCGGAAATTCAAGATAAACATGTCTGGGGTGTATCTCGCGACG AGACAAGGTCTTTTGGGTATTTTGATGGGTCCAATCCTCAATCGGCCGATCCCATTGATGCTGCTGCATGGGAGAAACAAGATGCCCAACTTGTGAGCCTTCTTGTGGCCTCTCTCTCTGAAGACTTAGTTCCTCTGCTCCTCGACAAAGAAACAAGCCATGAATGTTGGACTACACTTCATGAAGCATACGGTTCTGCCTCCTCTACAAGACTTATGTCTTTACATCTTGACATGCAAAACCTCAGTAAAAAACCCGATGAGTCTGTCACTTCTCTTCTTCGATGTGCGAAAGCTATCGCCAATGAACTTGTTGCATCTAACAATACTCTCAAACCTACTGAGTTCAATCTCCATGTTTTACAGGCCCTCTACGATGATCTTCAGGACGTGGTTTTTGGCATCCTGAATCGTCCCACACCTCCATCATATACTGAACTCCATGGTCTTCTCCTCAGTCATGAAAGCATGCACGCTTTTCGCAAACTCTCCGTTATTGAAGCAGCCCCATCTTCAACTCCAACTGCCAACATT GCCTCAAAGCACTCTGAATGGCAAGCTGCAATGAGTGATGAATTTAATGCATTGATTCGTAATGGTACATGGTCCCTTGTTCCACGGTCTACTTCGATGCAAAATATTGTTGGTT TGGTGAAGCCTACCACCATTTGCTCAGTGTTCACAATTGCAATCTCTCAAGAGTGGCCAGTGCGACCACTTGATGTACacaatgcattccttcatggtTTCTTGACTGAAGAAGTCTATATGTCTCAACCACCAGGGTATGAAGACAGCAATCATCTGAATCAT TTGGGGCTCCTTGCTAGCAAGACGGATCCctccttatttattttgaaGGTTGGTTCTCATGTTGTTTACGTTctggtatatgtcgatgatatccTCTTCACTAGCAGTGACTCCAAGCAAGTTTCTATTCTTCTTCAGCGCCTTGCAGCCGAATTCTCCATTAAGGATCTGGGCGATCTTCACTTTTTCTTGAGCATTGAAGCCACTCATCACAAAAACGGTCTCTTATTATCTCAAACAAGATATATTCGCGACCTTCCGAACAAAGCCGGCATGATTGACT GGATTGGAGCTGCTTGGAACACCGCAAACGTGCAAGCCGGATCAAGCGTGGCCATCTTTGGTTTGGCTGCTGTGGGGCTTGCT GTAGCAGAAGGAGCACGGTTAAGAGGAGCTTCACGAATCATAGGCATCGACATCAATCCTGATAAATTTATCAAAG AAACGGCAACTCTTCTTCGCCGGAACATGGTCAGACCGAAGGAGAAATCTAACTTCTCCCAGACTTGTAATCTGTTGAGCCATtatttgaaggagaagaaagggagtTTTGGAGATCTCTTCAGCATGGGAGTCGTCTCTTCTTCCAATCTCCAATCCAAA CCAGGGAAACCTGAAACATGTCATCAAACATTAAGAACGATGAATCTGTTACCGAACCTGGAAATATCATCCGAAGAAGAATCAAGCGTTTCTGAGGAAAAGATAGCAGCAAATTGTAACATCTCATCCATGGATCTGTTCCCTCAACATGCTAGTTTTGCTCATCATCATCCATCTTCCTCGGTTCCTACTACCGAAGAAGCTGCAACATCCCAAATGACCATTTTCTACGCTGGAAAAGTGCTTGTGTTCAACGATTTCCCGGCTGAAAAGGCGAGAGAAGTCATGTTTCTAGCGAGCAATGGAAGCTCCCAGAAACTCAGTAGCTCTGCATCCACTTCTTCTGGAACCAACCAACTGAACCAAGAATGCTTTCAGCTACCTGCTCACCCTAATATTTCAG ATCTGCCAATTGCAAGGAAAGCTTCCCTCCACCGGTtcttggagaagagaaaagacagGATTAGTGCGAAAGCACCATACCTTCTCGTTAACAACTCGGCTACAGAATCTTCCAAGCAACACGCTGATCATAACAAGATCTGGTTCGATTTAATGGCTTCCGATGCTTCAATTTCAAAGCAATTGGAACTCCAATTATAG